In Moorena sp. SIOASIH, the following proteins share a genomic window:
- a CDS encoding TldD/PmbA family protein, producing MSAETIPQELQAEQLLDLAAKSGATSAEVYQSRTLSRPVFFEANRLKQIESSQSEGTALRLWRDGRPGLAVGYGAVAAQDLVDRAMAMTGLNEPESIELADGPSANYPDSPETIPIEELVAIGSDAIALMRDAYPEVLCSAESEWESETTSLINSEGLHCSYTDTTLSYFLGVEWVRGEDFLSVGDGTQIRLSPSSSKETLNTNKVLDQILQRLNWATENVSTPSGRVPILLTCKAADLLWGTVEAALNGKRVLEKATPWSDSLGQVVTSKNLTLFQQPNPEFPYSCPFDDEGTPTQSLVFISEGQLQQFFCDRTTGRLLGTGTTGNGFRPSLGSYPTPDLVNLLIKPGQGSLNDLIRQLDQGLVIDQILGGSAGISGDFSVNVELGYRVQQGKIIGRVKDTMVAGNVYNTLKQLVLLGDDADWQDSIYTPSLIVEGLSVTSSH from the coding sequence ATGAGTGCTGAAACTATACCGCAAGAGCTGCAAGCTGAACAACTGTTAGACTTAGCAGCTAAATCAGGAGCGACTAGTGCAGAGGTTTATCAGTCGCGGACGCTTTCTCGTCCTGTGTTTTTTGAAGCTAATCGGCTCAAACAAATCGAAAGTAGTCAATCGGAAGGGACAGCGCTACGGTTATGGCGAGACGGACGTCCGGGACTAGCAGTGGGCTATGGAGCAGTGGCAGCCCAAGATTTAGTAGACCGGGCAATGGCCATGACTGGACTCAATGAACCGGAATCCATAGAACTGGCTGATGGTCCTAGCGCTAACTATCCCGACTCACCAGAAACTATACCGATAGAAGAACTAGTAGCAATCGGCTCGGATGCGATCGCATTAATGCGCGATGCCTACCCAGAAGTGTTGTGTAGCGCTGAGTCGGAATGGGAGTCAGAAACGACTAGCCTAATTAACTCTGAAGGATTACATTGCTCTTACACTGACACAACCCTCAGTTATTTCCTTGGGGTAGAATGGGTCAGGGGTGAAGACTTTTTAAGTGTCGGTGATGGTACACAAATTCGATTAAGCCCATCTTCAAGCAAGGAAACCCTAAACACCAACAAAGTCCTAGACCAAATCTTACAACGCCTCAACTGGGCAACGGAAAATGTCTCTACTCCCAGTGGTCGTGTGCCAATTTTGTTGACCTGTAAAGCAGCGGATTTGCTATGGGGCACTGTGGAAGCAGCTTTAAATGGAAAACGGGTACTTGAAAAAGCCACCCCCTGGAGTGATAGTCTAGGTCAGGTGGTTACCTCAAAAAACCTGACCCTGTTTCAACAACCCAATCCTGAATTTCCCTACAGTTGCCCCTTTGATGATGAAGGCACCCCTACCCAATCCCTAGTATTTATCAGTGAAGGGCAATTGCAACAGTTTTTTTGCGATCGCACTACCGGTCGCTTACTGGGAACTGGTACAACTGGCAATGGATTTCGCCCTAGCCTAGGCAGCTACCCAACCCCTGATCTAGTCAACTTACTGATTAAACCAGGCCAAGGGTCACTCAATGACTTAATTCGACAATTAGACCAAGGATTAGTCATAGACCAGATTCTTGGCGGTAGTGCTGGCATCTCCGGTGACTTTTCCGTCAATGTTGAGTTAGGGTATCGAGTGCAACAAGGAAAGATTATTGGTAGAGTCAAAGACACCATGGTAGCTGGGAATGTCTACAATACCCTTAAGCAATTAGTACTACTGGGTGATGATGCTGACTGGCAGGATAGCATCTACACACCCTCTCTAATTGTGGAAGGACTATCGGTAACCTCTAGTCATTAG
- a CDS encoding chloride channel protein — translation MINPITQWLIPKRSLALAEACLIGFVSGLSAVLLKQSIGWLGSWRLQAALILPPSFALPAFGLCLGLLCGFLIEFVASEATGSGVPQIKGALARFPIAMNLRVAAVKLVSTILSLAAGMTMGRQGPTVHIGAALAAQLTRWVPTSPDHRRQMIAAGAGAGLAAGFNAPLASVAFIFEELLPDLSSITLGSAILASFIGAVVSRLLGGGTLELNRELSNFSSTFSALEIPFYLLLGVLAGLLAALFNQGILSSLNFYDRLKLSLPLRIGIAGMLGGCIVALLPDEFHNNSGLRELLLTGHVGWEFTCLAFVIYFLLTIIAYGSGAPGGLFHPSLVLGSALGYLVGIGEYHLLGLGSPITYALAGMGAFFSAVSKVPITAIVIVFEMTTDFNLVLPLMITCVVSYLVADQLAKGSLYQRLLDRKGYSLPKVKVDKRTLAGLKASDIMQRRVETLGSQMTLDQAIQTFSNSSHRGFPVVAHGKLVGIITQEDIAKNRDRLPGNTPIKEVMTPQPITVRHNDTLSHVLYILNRYHLNRLPVLENRKLVGIITFSDIIRAEANQLSGEKEQLGPSPDPSYGVYYTRAPATGSGRMLVPLANPQSAPVLLEIATAIGRDRDYELECLQVIPISRSNSPAQTAVDTTKSRRLLRQAERLGRRWEMPVHTQIRISHDTAQAILETIKQRHINLILMGWKGGPSNSPNQIFGNIIDTLIRQAPCDLVLLKLPQGKEVVDHVKSAKYGSLAKTWKRWLIPIAGGPNSSRALQLIPILATLAKAEQIVVAQVFNPQAGEPVMTSLEKATYFLQQQVKGICDVLPIAIRSYSVSEALIRLVNAQKYDVVVIGASREGLLQQVINGNIPEAIARGVDSTVILVREALH, via the coding sequence ATGATCAATCCCATTACCCAATGGCTGATCCCTAAAAGAAGTCTTGCCCTTGCCGAAGCCTGTCTGATTGGATTCGTCTCAGGACTCTCAGCAGTATTACTCAAACAAAGTATTGGCTGGTTAGGGAGTTGGCGACTTCAAGCGGCTCTAATCCTACCCCCTAGCTTTGCCCTACCCGCTTTTGGACTCTGCTTAGGATTACTGTGCGGATTCCTGATTGAGTTTGTAGCATCAGAAGCAACAGGTAGTGGCGTACCTCAGATCAAAGGTGCCCTTGCTCGGTTTCCTATCGCGATGAATTTACGGGTGGCTGCGGTCAAGTTGGTCAGTACTATCCTATCTCTGGCGGCGGGAATGACCATGGGACGGCAAGGCCCAACCGTTCATATTGGGGCAGCTTTGGCAGCTCAATTGACTCGCTGGGTACCCACCTCTCCTGATCACCGACGTCAAATGATTGCTGCTGGGGCTGGGGCTGGATTAGCCGCTGGGTTTAATGCTCCCCTGGCTAGTGTAGCCTTTATCTTTGAGGAACTGTTACCAGATTTATCTAGTATAACTCTGGGTAGTGCTATTCTAGCATCCTTTATTGGTGCGGTGGTTTCCCGGCTCTTGGGTGGAGGTACCCTAGAGCTGAATCGGGAACTAAGCAATTTTTCCAGCACCTTTTCCGCTCTTGAGATTCCCTTCTATTTATTGTTGGGGGTGTTGGCTGGATTGCTAGCAGCTTTGTTTAATCAGGGAATTCTCTCCAGTCTGAATTTTTACGACCGCCTCAAGCTCAGCTTACCATTGCGGATTGGTATAGCTGGGATGCTTGGTGGGTGTATTGTAGCACTGCTACCGGATGAGTTCCATAACAACAGTGGTTTGCGGGAGTTGTTGCTCACTGGTCATGTCGGCTGGGAATTTACTTGCCTCGCTTTTGTAATCTACTTCTTACTAACCATAATTGCCTATGGTTCTGGAGCACCAGGGGGGTTATTTCATCCTTCCCTAGTTTTGGGTTCCGCATTAGGCTATTTAGTTGGCATCGGTGAGTATCACCTGCTCGGATTAGGTTCTCCGATTACCTACGCCTTGGCAGGGATGGGAGCATTTTTTAGTGCCGTTTCTAAGGTACCCATCACCGCCATTGTGATCGTGTTTGAGATGACAACGGACTTTAATTTAGTCCTACCGTTAATGATCACCTGTGTGGTTTCCTACCTAGTTGCCGATCAATTAGCCAAAGGGTCTCTCTATCAACGTTTGTTGGATAGGAAAGGCTACAGCTTGCCTAAAGTAAAGGTGGACAAAAGAACTTTAGCTGGTTTGAAAGCATCTGACATCATGCAGCGCCGGGTAGAAACCCTAGGGAGTCAGATGACTTTAGATCAAGCCATTCAGACCTTTAGTAACTCTAGTCATCGGGGCTTTCCAGTAGTTGCTCACGGTAAATTGGTCGGGATAATTACTCAAGAAGATATTGCCAAGAACCGAGACCGACTGCCAGGGAATACCCCTATCAAAGAGGTGATGACTCCACAACCGATAACAGTTAGACACAATGACACCTTAAGCCACGTTCTATACATTCTTAATCGTTATCACCTCAATCGCTTACCTGTTCTAGAAAACAGGAAGTTAGTTGGAATCATTACCTTTAGTGATATTATTCGTGCTGAAGCTAACCAACTTAGTGGGGAAAAAGAGCAACTAGGACCAAGTCCTGATCCCTCCTATGGCGTGTATTATACTCGCGCTCCAGCTACCGGCAGTGGACGGATGTTGGTTCCCCTAGCTAATCCCCAATCAGCACCAGTATTGTTGGAAATAGCTACTGCTATTGGCCGCGATCGCGACTATGAACTTGAGTGTTTGCAGGTAATACCTATCTCCCGCAGCAATAGTCCTGCTCAGACAGCAGTTGATACTACTAAAAGTCGCAGATTGCTAAGGCAAGCGGAAAGGCTAGGGCGACGGTGGGAAATGCCAGTTCACACCCAAATCCGGATATCCCACGATACCGCTCAAGCAATTCTAGAAACTATTAAACAACGACATATTAATCTGATTTTGATGGGATGGAAAGGAGGACCATCTAATAGTCCTAATCAGATTTTTGGTAATATTATTGATACCTTGATTCGACAAGCTCCCTGTGATTTAGTCTTGCTGAAATTACCCCAAGGCAAGGAAGTAGTAGATCATGTTAAATCTGCTAAGTACGGTTCACTAGCTAAGACCTGGAAGCGTTGGTTAATCCCCATTGCTGGTGGACCCAACTCTAGCCGTGCCCTACAATTAATTCCGATACTAGCAACCCTTGCTAAAGCAGAGCAAATCGTAGTAGCTCAGGTTTTTAACCCTCAAGCTGGGGAACCTGTAATGACTAGCTTAGAAAAAGCTACCTATTTCCTCCAACAGCAAGTCAAAGGTATTTGTGATGTGCTACCAATTGCGATCCGTTCCTATTCTGTTTCTGAGGCTTTGATTCGTTTAGTAAATGCTCAAAAGTATGATGTAGTCGTGATCGGAGCTAGTCGAGAGGGATTATTGCAGCAGGTGATTAATGGGAATATTCCCGAAGCGATCGCACGGGGTGTAGATAGTACTGTGATTTTGGTTAGGGAAGCGCTTCATTAA
- a CDS encoding aspartate aminotransferase family protein codes for MQNKKLSQDRPSIPPYDYHPHPYVGLSKQQVIDLRQQYVNPVVDTYYQQPLMIVEGSMQYVFDETGKRYLDGFAGIATISVGHCHPHVVKAVQEQSAKLQHATTLYLHPTISQYSKMLVDKMPDHLSMVYFVNSGSEANDLAMLMARVYTENFDIITLQNGYHGMSGNSMGLTSHSTWKYHTPHNFGIHHAMNADVYRGAWNNHENNVADKYANEVKNLIQYATSGKIAGFIAESIQGVGGTIVYPDGYLKKVYDYVHQADGLFIADEVQTGFCRTGKAFWGFELHDVKPDIVTLAKGIGNGVPLAAVVTTPEIAQAFTQKLHFNTFAGNPVSCAAGKAVLETIERDNIQQNCAIVGDYLLKSIQHLQETHECIGDVRGCGLMIGVDLVKNRQTKEPNSELVAQIHELSKNLGLLIGKGGLHRNVIRIKPPLCITKADVDFIIQVLDFALNFYEE; via the coding sequence ATGCAGAATAAAAAACTTTCCCAGGATAGACCCTCTATTCCCCCATACGATTATCATCCCCATCCTTATGTAGGACTTTCAAAACAACAAGTTATTGATTTAAGACAACAATATGTGAACCCAGTGGTTGACACTTACTATCAGCAACCGCTCATGATTGTTGAGGGTTCGATGCAATATGTGTTCGATGAAACGGGAAAACGCTATTTAGATGGTTTTGCTGGAATTGCGACAATCAGTGTGGGTCATTGCCATCCTCATGTGGTTAAAGCTGTACAAGAACAATCAGCAAAATTGCAACACGCGACGACACTTTATCTACACCCCACTATTTCTCAATATAGCAAAATGTTAGTAGATAAAATGCCCGATCATTTATCAATGGTTTATTTTGTTAATTCGGGTTCAGAAGCGAATGATTTAGCAATGCTGATGGCGAGGGTTTATACGGAAAATTTTGATATCATTACCCTCCAGAATGGATATCATGGTATGAGTGGTAATTCCATGGGATTAACATCTCATAGTACTTGGAAATATCATACTCCTCATAATTTTGGTATTCATCATGCTATGAATGCCGATGTTTACAGAGGTGCTTGGAATAACCATGAAAATAATGTTGCTGATAAATATGCAAATGAAGTTAAGAATCTAATTCAATATGCAACCTCTGGCAAGATTGCTGGTTTTATTGCAGAGTCTATTCAAGGAGTAGGGGGAACAATTGTTTATCCAGATGGCTACCTCAAAAAAGTCTATGATTATGTTCATCAAGCAGATGGATTATTTATTGCGGATGAAGTACAAACTGGATTTTGTAGAACGGGTAAAGCTTTTTGGGGTTTTGAACTTCACGATGTCAAACCTGATATTGTCACCTTAGCTAAGGGTATTGGTAATGGAGTACCTCTTGCTGCTGTGGTGACAACACCGGAAATTGCCCAAGCATTTACTCAAAAGCTCCACTTTAATACATTTGCGGGTAACCCTGTTTCTTGTGCAGCAGGTAAAGCAGTTTTAGAGACAATTGAAAGGGACAATATACAACAAAATTGTGCCATAGTTGGGGATTATTTACTCAAATCTATTCAGCATTTACAAGAAACCCATGAATGTATTGGTGATGTTCGTGGTTGCGGACTAATGATTGGTGTTGATTTAGTTAAAAATCGTCAAACAAAAGAGCCAAACTCTGAGCTGGTTGCCCAAATTCATGAACTATCCAAAAATTTAGGACTACTCATTGGTAAAGGTGGTTTACATCGTAATGTTATACGTATTAAACCACCCCTTTGTATTACAAAAGCAGATGTTGATTTTATTATTCAAGTTTTGGATTTTGCTTTGAATTTTTATGAAGAATAA
- a CDS encoding class I SAM-dependent methyltransferase: MSDQYMNDQYHKLAQFYDDFVQKNRNYHKIATELAKLIGEARDILDIGIGTGIVVEHLLQIQPAYKITGIDTSESLLEQAENKLGKTVDLHCQNVSELDLGKQFDVVYSRGGAWTFVNDQVETMLASHILGLTEIQKSFDRVAKHLKPDGLLIISSSNAYGDNLVELENGIVHKRIAHTEGNEDERYTILDYLFYQNEKLLAEQKLKLRLISYQTTTTMLSQANFVEESIKAETYFIYRKI, from the coding sequence ATGAGCGACCAATATATGAACGACCAATATCATAAACTTGCCCAATTTTATGATGATTTTGTTCAAAAGAATAGGAACTACCATAAAATTGCCACTGAACTTGCTAAACTCATAGGAGAGGCTAGAGATATCTTAGATATAGGGATAGGTACGGGTATAGTTGTAGAACATTTACTGCAAATTCAACCCGCTTACAAAATTACTGGAATTGATACCAGTGAATCTCTATTAGAACAGGCGGAGAATAAATTAGGAAAAACAGTTGATTTACATTGTCAAAATGTCTCCGAACTTGATCTGGGTAAACAGTTCGATGTTGTGTATTCCCGTGGGGGTGCTTGGACATTTGTTAACGATCAAGTTGAAACAATGCTCGCCAGCCATATTTTAGGTTTAACGGAGATTCAAAAAAGTTTTGATCGGGTTGCAAAACATCTCAAACCAGACGGTCTATTGATTATTAGTTCATCTAATGCCTATGGTGATAACTTGGTAGAATTGGAAAATGGAATTGTTCATAAGAGAATTGCTCATACTGAAGGAAACGAAGATGAACGTTATACGATTCTCGATTATCTTTTCTATCAAAATGAAAAATTATTGGCAGAACAAAAACTAAAACTAAGATTAATCAGCTATCAAACTACAACAACGATGCTTAGTCAAGCCAACTTTGTAGAAGAAAGTATCAAAGCTGAAACATATTTCATCTACCGAAAAATTTAA
- a CDS encoding Rpn family recombination-promoting nuclease/putative transposase encodes MVFPLPDKYIDLLTDFGFKRVFGTEPNKALLIDFLNTLLPPHHQIQDVTIKNPEFLGNTLVDRRAIFDIYCQSTTGERFIVEMQKAKQNFFKDRSVYYSTFPIQEQAQQGDWNYKLKAVYTVGILDFIFNDHKQDSELLHVVELKNQRCEVFYDKLKFIYVELPKFTKSVDQLETHFDKWLFLFRHLAQCNAPPEPLQEDVFAQLFEVAEIANFSSEEQGLYQDSLKVYRDMYSVNQTLIQESLEQGRQQGIEQVAKQMKAAGLPLKDIAQYTGLSVDEINRLS; translated from the coding sequence ATGGTTTTCCCCTTACCCGATAAATACATTGACCTGCTCACGGATTTCGGTTTTAAGCGCGTCTTTGGCACTGAGCCCAACAAGGCACTGTTGATCGATTTCTTGAATACGCTGTTGCCTCCCCACCATCAGATTCAGGATGTCACTATTAAGAATCCCGAGTTTTTGGGTAACACTTTAGTGGATAGAAGAGCGATTTTCGATATTTATTGTCAGAGCACAACCGGTGAACGCTTCATTGTGGAAATGCAAAAGGCAAAACAAAATTTCTTCAAAGACCGGAGTGTTTACTATTCCACTTTCCCCATCCAAGAACAGGCGCAACAGGGAGATTGGAATTATAAGCTAAAGGCAGTCTACACCGTTGGTATTTTAGATTTCATTTTTAATGACCATAAGCAGGATTCAGAACTGTTGCATGTGGTAGAGCTAAAAAATCAGCGGTGTGAAGTGTTCTACGATAAGTTGAAATTCATCTATGTCGAGCTACCGAAATTTACTAAATCTGTTGATCAACTAGAAACCCATTTTGACAAGTGGTTATTTTTATTCAGGCATCTTGCCCAATGTAATGCTCCCCCTGAACCCTTGCAAGAGGATGTGTTTGCTCAGCTGTTTGAAGTAGCTGAGATTGCCAACTTTTCCTCCGAGGAGCAAGGCCTGTATCAGGATAGCCTCAAAGTCTACCGGGATATGTATAGTGTTAATCAAACCTTGATTCAAGAAAGTCTCGAACAAGGTAGACAACAAGGTATAGAACAGGTTGCTAAACAGATGAAGGCAGCAGGATTACCCCTGAAGGATATTGCTCAGTATACGGGGTTGAGTGTGGATGAGATTAATCGGTTGTCGTAA
- a CDS encoding HEAT repeat domain-containing protein, whose protein sequence is MLDWLAVWGIYSAGGYLAKEVIGPLAKGALEDYTKEFFKESIKEYTGLSDQTTQKKLFGKALKEFVALVEEELEDADLSKQDVKQYTKPLKQYIKHKSIKAILGSAFKYGCKRIDTEKLDKTWIELDLLALPEGFDWHYIGKRYLKEVRTIIQESDDLRPIQDSQTLEAIAENTKPGITPDFDLREYQEALLESYGNVKLDSLDTSGCAYNELKLWKIFIPQNVREVHDLMPEAIHELPKDYYQKLRESGQLDQEIDQKELQRAKKDYYQQPIKSVLDVIKDSQDYRYLVVLGDPGSGKSTLLQYLALNWARTDLTTEPSLRIPLLIELRTYIRNRDNGQCNSFLEFCHQSSGAICHLNQHHLDQQLKDGKALVMFDGLDEVFEPGKREDVITDIHRFTNKYPKVRVIVTSRVIGYKPQRLRDAEFRHVMLQDLDSEQIQTFIEQWHELTFTDQGDKVRKRERLQNAIETSSPIRQLAQNPLLLTMMAILNRNQELPRDRSELYNQSSRLLLHQWDVERALLEDNRVDPKTIDYQDKQQMLGKVADFMQGNQAGLAGNLISGEDLETIIKKELKLREINDPRTVAKVMINQLRTRNFILCFMGADYYAFVHRTFLEYFCAWEFVRKFEKKQEIDLEQLKNEVFGQHWRDESWHEVLRLIVGMIDSKKAGEIIDYLMAQDGEGYKFNNLFLAANCLSEVRNRYEIKLTDTRLLNRVKDLIHYDQNRKRFSDSDIRAKAVVAVATHWQDHGDTLALLQKWARSDPDLSVRGKAIEQLAQGYKDHPDTLALLQEWARSDPDWNVRGKAIEQLAQGYQDHQDTLALLQASARSDTDLDVRVTAIGQLAQGWPDHPDTLALFQESARSDKDWYVRCRVIEKLAQGYKDHRDTLALLQQSARSDKNLTVRGTAIEQLAQGWQDQPWLFKFLCDRTLHDRFERKQNWIIDNPRQVALKAILEYYPNHSQTRFLLQDRAEHDSDPELREFAQEQLE, encoded by the coding sequence ATGCTGGATTGGTTAGCAGTTTGGGGAATTTATAGTGCCGGTGGCTATCTGGCCAAAGAAGTAATTGGTCCGTTGGCCAAAGGCGCTCTAGAAGACTACACTAAAGAGTTTTTCAAAGAGTCTATCAAAGAGTATACCGGACTATCGGATCAAACTACCCAGAAAAAACTCTTCGGTAAAGCCTTAAAAGAATTCGTGGCTTTAGTGGAAGAAGAGTTGGAAGATGCTGATTTATCTAAGCAAGACGTAAAACAGTATACTAAACCCCTCAAGCAATATATTAAACATAAATCCATTAAAGCTATCCTGGGCAGTGCCTTTAAGTATGGCTGTAAACGAATAGATACCGAAAAATTAGATAAGACTTGGATTGAGCTTGACTTATTAGCATTACCGGAAGGATTTGATTGGCACTATATTGGTAAACGGTATCTCAAGGAAGTAAGAACGATTATTCAGGAATCCGATGATTTACGGCCTATCCAAGATTCCCAAACTTTGGAAGCGATCGCAGAAAACACTAAACCAGGAATTACCCCAGATTTTGACTTAAGGGAATATCAAGAAGCACTCCTAGAGAGCTACGGTAATGTCAAATTAGATAGTTTAGATACCAGTGGCTGTGCCTATAATGAACTAAAACTATGGAAAATATTTATCCCTCAAAATGTGCGAGAGGTTCATGACTTGATGCCAGAGGCGATTCATGAACTGCCTAAGGATTATTATCAAAAACTGCGAGAGAGTGGTCAACTAGATCAGGAAATTGACCAAAAGGAGTTGCAACGAGCTAAAAAGGATTATTATCAACAGCCGATAAAATCCGTATTGGATGTGATTAAGGACTCTCAAGACTATCGGTATTTGGTGGTTTTAGGAGACCCAGGCTCTGGTAAATCTACCTTGCTGCAATATTTAGCATTAAATTGGGCAAGAACCGATCTAACTACTGAACCTTCTCTACGGATTCCGTTACTGATTGAATTACGCACTTATATCCGGAATCGCGATAACGGACAGTGTAATAGTTTCTTGGAATTCTGCCATCAAAGCAGTGGAGCGATATGTCATCTGAATCAACATCACCTTGATCAGCAGTTAAAAGATGGTAAGGCATTAGTGATGTTTGATGGCTTGGATGAAGTGTTTGAGCCAGGGAAACGAGAGGATGTAATTACGGATATTCATCGCTTTACGAATAAGTATCCTAAGGTACGAGTAATTGTAACATCTCGGGTAATTGGTTATAAACCCCAACGGCTACGGGATGCTGAATTTCGTCATGTTATGCTCCAAGACTTGGACTCAGAACAAATTCAAACCTTTATCGAGCAGTGGCATGAGTTAACCTTTACTGATCAAGGGGATAAAGTTAGGAAACGGGAGCGCTTACAAAACGCAATTGAGACATCCTCCCCGATTCGACAACTGGCGCAAAATCCCCTATTACTAACCATGATGGCAATCCTGAATCGCAATCAAGAATTGCCTCGTGACCGCTCTGAACTCTATAACCAATCGTCTCGATTACTGCTCCATCAATGGGATGTAGAACGAGCATTACTAGAAGATAATCGTGTTGACCCGAAGACTATTGATTATCAAGATAAGCAACAGATGCTAGGAAAAGTAGCAGATTTCATGCAGGGCAATCAAGCCGGATTAGCGGGAAATCTGATTAGTGGCGAGGATTTAGAAACAATTATCAAAAAGGAGCTTAAATTACGGGAAATTAATGACCCGAGAACCGTTGCTAAGGTAATGATTAATCAGTTGCGCACCCGCAATTTTATCTTGTGTTTCATGGGAGCCGATTATTACGCCTTTGTGCATCGGACATTTTTGGAATATTTCTGTGCCTGGGAATTTGTCAGGAAATTTGAGAAAAAACAGGAGATTGACCTAGAACAGTTGAAAAATGAAGTATTTGGTCAGCACTGGCGGGATGAATCTTGGCATGAAGTGCTGAGGTTGATTGTAGGAATGATTGATTCTAAGAAAGCTGGCGAGATTATTGATTATTTGATGGCACAAGATGGAGAAGGATATAAGTTTAATAATTTATTTCTGGCAGCGAATTGTTTGTCTGAGGTTAGGAATCGCTATGAGATTAAATTAACGGATACTCGATTACTGAATCGGGTCAAAGACTTAATTCATTATGATCAAAATAGAAAAAGATTCAGTGATAGTGATATTCGCGCTAAAGCTGTTGTAGCAGTAGCAACCCATTGGCAAGACCATGGAGATACCTTAGCCCTACTTCAAAAATGGGCTCGATCTGATCCTGATTTGTCGGTGCGAGGTAAAGCAATTGAACAGTTAGCTCAAGGTTACAAAGACCACCCAGATACCTTAGCCCTACTTCAAGAATGGGCTCGCTCTGATCCTGATTGGAATGTGCGAGGTAAAGCAATTGAACAGTTAGCTCAAGGTTACCAAGACCATCAAGATACCTTAGCTCTACTTCAAGCATCGGCTCGCTCTGATACTGATTTGGATGTGCGAGTTACAGCAATTGGACAGTTAGCTCAAGGTTGGCCAGACCACCCAGATACCTTAGCCTTATTTCAAGAATCCGCTCGCTCTGATAAAGATTGGTATGTGCGATGTAGAGTAATTGAAAAGTTAGCTCAAGGTTACAAAGACCACCGAGATACCTTAGCCCTACTTCAACAATCGGCTCGCTCTGATAAAAATTTGACTGTGCGAGGTACAGCAATTGAACAGTTAGCTCAAGGTTGGCAGGATCAGCCTTGGTTATTTAAATTTTTATGCGATCGCACTCTCCATGACCGCTTTGAACGTAAGCAAAACTGGATAATAGACAATCCTCGACAAGTAGCCCTTAAGGCCATCCTCGAATATTATCCTAACCATTCCCAAACCCGATTCTTATTGCAGGATAGAGCAGAGCATGACTCGGATCCTGAACTGCGGGAGTTTGCTCAGGAGCAATTAGAATAG